From Bacteroidales bacterium, a single genomic window includes:
- a CDS encoding T9SS type A sorting domain-containing protein: MNRIIYTLFSLFALILIQLMPLKDIEAQQPSANLRSSEYKAAIENIVAQSNGSISNEEVILSLSDFENQNSPPPSNSVLLSEIFFLFPTVELVSFDGSEAAEFGFYLFFPVAVDTSLFIDWTGIPDWVDTLSAVISYPDSSITINVLPNSEPIARSATITAKVILFGDTLSSTAFILQAPAPQPYIFVSPNFLTVSPEGGATPPFSVIHFNLDSGWEAMIANDWIEVDSSSLTPNSISFNIAANTSGNFRSAVIEIRAVDNPELKDTITLFQYAGAENYLIVSPTNINIGPGGGFVEVLVQTNLSSWNAEITENPGGMIAGLVQNPTNDTLLIAINPNMTANPRVGHITISGGDPLLSQTIQVYQSAAYLLLNPAEVVVPCSGDDVAVEVVSFGVDEIQVVETPSWVSVNILDSNNLLISIAENTTASVRTGFVVIGSTSNPLIVDSLEILQYSCSQAYIFISPGQQLANWNDTVLASPFIISSNNTGTLSVTSSASWLETQISGDSVFATIEVNISGITRVAEITVFDSSDPLVSAQATVVQGGAQSLIYVSPGFQSVSHTGGITSPFEVFTLNIAEWEVFFENTPTWITNIQTTGNTIFFTLAANNSPVLRQVTFRVRDVSNPELYDEAIIFQEAATSSYLFMAPRQQVVSHSGNSEVNFQVTAVNVALWAADLTSIPDWITVNASDQNTLSLNVAENLLLEIRTALIRIFDTGNPGVNDSIYVYQYSSLDSYLLASPPTQLIGYAGNPNVQFQVTAVNVSGWQFDPSTVPSWITVTNSGGALLSLNIAPNQTQQTRQAAIRIFATGQPAIESFVTIYQYAGPAAYLIAAPRSKSVPHTGDSEVDFAVTMVNVSGWEFIDTAPYEDWIIFQNIGDSIMRLSVDENTLLQSREAQVVIQAIGNTAIKDTVYIYQYSALDSYLLASPREIILTYLGASIEFHVQSVNVDNWLIDTNLLPSWIASGNNVHDTLRLTVDLNNSSSARAANVFIFDETNPAVRDSVAVFQHASAGSQILAAPRVRNVPHYGSDSVDFQITLVNVESWEFTDTTVYQDWIDFYNIGDSIMRLSVDSNSSLATRTANIVIQSVSDPLVQDSVIIYQYSAFDKYIIVDPREQMASHSSSDTLVFNVLTVNVPLPDFEIIYVSDPTMINIEASSLTETQLSIIVTQNVDPQPRQARIRVFDTEHPNISDTVFIYQDFPYMIIRPPAMNDIHWTGEIITLYTYSNLTEYFVSKGHGLDWYDLSTDAVSWSNDPIMLSGNDSLYLRVQENNNAYLRRSSYLMFQSGSSFENQFWFEQNTRPGAFFNLSGRVLIQGDEFQPLEGVRIAIYDMIRITNAAGVYYHDKIPENWVGTITPLIDTSLPVPYYFYPPAIEITGEGITSDTILGAFAAYTIQPSVVINPKITSSCAGQALVPGSADYPAISINYTYGPSTYSWTSIPTDTLLALNPNVLYPHFGPQSTTVYTLEVTNYFRTATDTFTIVVNNLPGMVDFEGPLNVCSKQGGVVYQVIDPPPGLHYSWKLDAENPGGFFANSFNLYAVAGNIAIVNWGENPGNYTLQLFASNEFGCTPVPVSKMIEITASVASPTTTVLRKSNDNMLYATDTLAESYQWGWFTKNEAGELREEFLIPGKNEWYCRLPDGHLFDPLRYYYFVITYFDEVLCGTRSFYNAPVGIEEIHQSQISIHPNPNNGIFTLILNDVAQLQNGVIEVYNAMGQKVYDKAIDWVRKEQIINLNETGFTSPGIHLVVLHSAGLIFRSKIIVQ, translated from the coding sequence ATGAATAGAATTATATATACGCTGTTTTCACTCTTTGCATTGATTTTGATCCAGCTTATGCCGTTGAAGGATATTGAAGCGCAGCAGCCCTCAGCGAATTTAAGATCATCGGAATACAAAGCAGCTATTGAGAATATTGTTGCTCAATCAAATGGATCAATCAGCAATGAGGAAGTTATTTTAAGTCTTAGTGATTTTGAGAACCAAAATTCGCCACCACCGTCCAATTCAGTCCTTTTATCTGAAATTTTCTTCCTCTTTCCTACTGTTGAACTAGTTTCCTTTGATGGCTCTGAGGCTGCTGAGTTTGGATTCTACTTATTTTTCCCGGTCGCAGTTGACACCTCATTATTTATTGACTGGACCGGCATTCCCGACTGGGTTGATACCTTATCCGCCGTGATCAGCTATCCCGACAGTTCTATAACCATAAATGTTCTTCCAAATTCAGAACCAATTGCACGGTCTGCCACAATTACAGCAAAAGTGATTCTGTTTGGCGATACACTAAGTTCCACGGCATTTATACTTCAGGCACCTGCTCCGCAGCCATACATTTTTGTTTCGCCGAATTTTCTCACAGTTTCACCCGAAGGTGGAGCCACGCCTCCGTTCTCGGTAATTCATTTCAACCTCGATAGCGGCTGGGAAGCCATGATTGCCAATGACTGGATCGAAGTAGATTCCAGCTCACTCACACCCAATTCCATCTCCTTTAACATTGCGGCAAACACTTCAGGAAATTTTCGTTCAGCAGTTATTGAAATAAGGGCAGTGGACAACCCGGAATTGAAAGATACAATTACCTTGTTCCAGTATGCCGGCGCAGAAAATTACCTTATTGTTTCCCCAACAAACATTAACATTGGCCCTGGGGGCGGTTTTGTTGAAGTGTTGGTTCAAACGAACCTCAGCAGTTGGAACGCGGAAATTACAGAAAATCCGGGTGGCATGATTGCTGGCCTGGTTCAGAATCCAACCAACGATACTTTACTGATCGCGATCAACCCGAACATGACTGCAAATCCCAGGGTTGGACATATTACTATTTCCGGTGGCGATCCACTTTTGAGCCAAACCATTCAGGTTTATCAGTCAGCAGCTTATCTTCTGCTGAACCCGGCTGAAGTGGTAGTTCCCTGTTCTGGTGACGATGTCGCTGTGGAAGTCGTAAGTTTTGGTGTAGATGAAATTCAGGTGGTTGAAACACCGTCTTGGGTAAGCGTAAATATACTTGATAGCAACAATTTGCTGATTTCGATTGCTGAGAATACAACTGCATCGGTTCGCACAGGATTTGTCGTAATCGGCAGTACATCCAATCCGCTAATTGTTGATTCATTGGAGATTCTGCAATATTCCTGCTCACAGGCATATATTTTTATTTCTCCCGGTCAACAGCTTGCCAACTGGAATGACACAGTTCTTGCCAGCCCGTTTATCATATCTTCAAACAATACCGGCACGCTAAGTGTGACATCATCTGCATCATGGTTAGAAACTCAAATTTCGGGCGATTCTGTTTTTGCAACGATTGAGGTCAACATTTCTGGCATAACCCGTGTAGCTGAAATAACGGTTTTCGACAGCTCTGATCCATTAGTTTCAGCGCAGGCAACTGTAGTTCAGGGAGGTGCACAGTCCCTCATTTATGTAAGCCCTGGGTTCCAATCGGTTTCACATACCGGAGGAATAACGTCGCCTTTCGAAGTATTTACCCTCAATATTGCTGAATGGGAAGTTTTCTTTGAGAATACACCGACCTGGATTACCAATATTCAGACAACCGGAAATACAATATTTTTCACTCTTGCGGCAAATAACAGCCCTGTTCTGCGACAAGTCACTTTCAGGGTACGAGATGTCAGCAATCCTGAACTTTACGACGAAGCCATTATTTTCCAGGAAGCAGCGACTTCATCTTATCTTTTCATGGCGCCACGCCAGCAAGTTGTTTCACACAGCGGAAACTCTGAAGTTAACTTCCAGGTTACTGCCGTGAATGTTGCCTTGTGGGCAGCCGACCTCACCAGTATTCCGGATTGGATCACAGTGAATGCTTCGGATCAGAACACATTGAGCCTGAATGTTGCTGAGAACCTTTTACTTGAAATAAGAACGGCGCTTATCAGAATTTTTGACACCGGCAACCCAGGCGTGAATGATTCCATTTATGTTTACCAGTATTCTTCGCTTGACAGCTACCTGCTTGCATCACCACCAACGCAACTGATTGGCTATGCCGGTAATCCGAACGTTCAATTTCAGGTTACGGCTGTGAATGTTTCCGGCTGGCAGTTCGATCCGTCCACAGTTCCTTCATGGATTACAGTCACAAATTCGGGAGGCGCTCTATTAAGCCTGAACATTGCGCCAAATCAAACGCAGCAAACCCGGCAGGCTGCCATTCGCATTTTTGCTACCGGGCAACCGGCAATCGAATCTTTTGTGACGATTTATCAGTATGCCGGCCCTGCCGCTTACCTGATTGCGGCTCCGCGTTCGAAAAGTGTTCCTCATACCGGCGATAGCGAAGTGGACTTTGCGGTTACAATGGTCAACGTGAGTGGTTGGGAATTTATTGACACAGCGCCTTACGAAGACTGGATCATTTTCCAGAATATCGGAGATTCAATCATGCGTTTAAGTGTTGATGAAAATACTCTGCTGCAATCGCGCGAAGCCCAGGTTGTGATCCAGGCGATTGGCAACACAGCAATAAAAGATACCGTTTATATTTACCAGTACTCAGCCCTTGATAGCTATCTGCTTGCTTCTCCCAGGGAGATAATCCTGACTTATCTGGGCGCTTCAATTGAATTTCATGTCCAGTCAGTAAATGTTGACAATTGGCTTATCGATACCAATCTGCTACCGTCATGGATCGCATCAGGAAACAACGTTCATGATACGCTGCGGCTTACAGTTGATTTAAACAATTCTTCTTCAGCGAGGGCAGCCAACGTGTTTATTTTCGACGAAACCAATCCTGCTGTCAGGGATTCCGTTGCGGTTTTTCAGCATGCTTCCGCGGGCTCGCAAATACTTGCCGCTCCCCGTGTTAGAAATGTCCCTCACTATGGTTCAGATAGCGTTGATTTTCAGATTACACTGGTAAATGTTGAAAGCTGGGAATTCACTGACACAACCGTTTATCAGGACTGGATTGATTTTTACAATATCGGCGACAGTATTATGAGGTTAAGTGTTGACTCCAATAGTTCGCTTGCAACACGGACCGCCAACATTGTGATCCAATCAGTTAGCGATCCACTTGTTCAGGATAGTGTTATTATCTATCAGTATTCGGCCTTCGATAAATATATTATTGTTGACCCGCGGGAGCAAATGGCCAGCCATTCTTCAAGCGATACCTTAGTTTTCAATGTACTAACGGTAAATGTTCCTTTGCCTGACTTTGAAATCATTTATGTGTCCGACCCAACAATGATAAACATTGAAGCCTCATCATTGACTGAAACACAGCTCAGCATCATTGTGACTCAGAACGTTGATCCTCAGCCCAGGCAAGCAAGGATCAGGGTTTTTGATACCGAACACCCGAATATCAGCGATACGGTCTTCATTTACCAGGATTTCCCTTACATGATTATCAGGCCGCCAGCAATGAATGATATCCACTGGACCGGCGAAATAATAACGCTTTACACATATTCTAATCTTACTGAATACTTTGTGAGCAAAGGCCATGGACTGGATTGGTATGACCTTAGCACAGATGCTGTTTCGTGGTCAAATGATCCGATCATGCTTAGCGGAAATGACAGTTTATATTTGCGGGTCCAGGAAAACAACAATGCTTATCTCAGGCGCTCGTCTTACCTCATGTTCCAATCTGGCAGTTCATTTGAAAATCAATTCTGGTTCGAACAAAACACCAGGCCGGGAGCCTTTTTTAACCTCAGCGGCCGGGTGCTGATCCAGGGCGATGAGTTCCAGCCACTTGAGGGTGTAAGGATCGCCATTTATGATATGATCCGGATCACAAATGCCGCGGGTGTTTACTACCATGATAAAATTCCAGAGAACTGGGTGGGAACCATCACCCCGCTTATTGATACTTCCCTGCCAGTTCCTTATTATTTTTATCCTCCGGCCATTGAAATTACCGGCGAGGGCATCACAAGCGATACAATTCTGGGCGCTTTTGCAGCCTATACAATTCAACCTTCCGTGGTGATAAATCCTAAGATTACTTCATCCTGTGCCGGCCAGGCCCTGGTGCCGGGCAGTGCAGATTACCCTGCAATCAGCATCAATTATACATACGGCCCAAGTACCTATTCCTGGACTTCAATACCCACCGATACGCTACTCGCCCTAAATCCGAATGTTCTCTATCCGCACTTTGGTCCGCAATCAACCACAGTTTACACGCTTGAGGTAACTAATTACTTCCGAACTGCTACTGACACTTTCACTATTGTGGTGAATAACCTGCCAGGCATGGTTGATTTTGAAGGGCCTTTAAATGTTTGCAGTAAGCAGGGCGGCGTAGTTTACCAGGTGATTGATCCACCGCCGGGATTACATTATAGTTGGAAGCTTGATGCTGAAAATCCCGGAGGATTTTTTGCCAACAGTTTCAACCTTTATGCAGTTGCCGGCAACATCGCCATTGTGAACTGGGGTGAGAACCCAGGCAATTATACCTTGCAGTTGTTTGCAAGCAATGAATTTGGCTGTACTCCGGTTCCCGTTTCAAAGATGATAGAAATAACAGCATCGGTGGCTTCACCTACAACCACGGTATTACGCAAGAGCAACGACAATATGCTCTATGCAACCGATACGCTGGCAGAATCTTATCAATGGGGATGGTTCACAAAAAATGAGGCAGGCGAACTCCGGGAAGAATTTCTGATACCGGGAAAAAATGAATGGTATTGCAGACTTCCCGATGGCCATCTTTTTGATCCCTTACGTTATTACTATTTTGTGATCACCTATTTTGATGAAGTTTTATGTGGAACACGGTCATTTTACAATGCGCCTGTTGGCATTGAAGAGATACATCAAAGCCAAATTTCAATTCATCCGAACCCGAACAATGGAATCTTTACATTGATTTTGAACGATGTTGCACAACTGCAAAACGGTGTAATAGAAGTGTATAATGCTATGGGGCAGAAAGTGTATGATAAAGCAATAGATTGGGTCAGGAAAGAACAAATCATTAATCTGAATGAAACAGGTTTTACCAGCCCAGGCATTCATCTGGTTGTGTTGCACTCTGCCGGTTTAATTTTCAGATCTAAAATAATTGTTCAATAA
- a CDS encoding thioredoxin family protein, translating into MKTVFSLFSLLIILGLSPVTAGSPVDDDQTGIKFFEGTWEEALQRAKKENKLIFLDVYATWCGPCKKLNAQTFPNAEVGKYYNERFINVKVDGEKGEGLTLRQRYNVRGYPTLLFINHKGEVVKSTAGFRDPERFIELGKSVPTP; encoded by the coding sequence ATGAAGACTGTTTTTTCTTTATTCTCATTACTTATCATTCTTGGCCTTTCACCAGTCACAGCCGGTAGCCCGGTTGATGATGATCAAACCGGTATCAAATTCTTTGAAGGCACCTGGGAAGAAGCCCTGCAACGTGCGAAAAAGGAAAACAAACTGATCTTCCTTGATGTATATGCCACCTGGTGCGGGCCTTGCAAAAAACTGAATGCACAAACCTTCCCCAATGCTGAAGTTGGAAAATATTATAACGAACGATTTATCAATGTAAAAGTTGACGGCGAAAAAGGCGAAGGCCTCACACTCAGGCAGCGTTATAACGTGAGAGGTTATCCAACTTTGCTTTTCATAAACCATAAAGGCGAAGTTGTTAAAAGTACAGCCGGCTTCCGCGATCCTGAGCGTTTTATTGAGCTCGGAAAAAGCGTTCCTACACCTTAA
- a CDS encoding DEAD/DEAH box helicase, with protein sequence MNFTNFGLDEQILEGIQAMNYETPTPVQIQVIPEILAGHDVIASAQTGTGKTAAFLLPILQNIVSSPFNDQIKALVIVPTRELALQITQQVEGFGYFTSVSSLAVYGGGDGQLYENEKSALKKGVDIVVCTPGRMISHLTMGYVNFQNLKFLVLDEADRMLDMGFYDDIMKIINQLPKERQSLLFSATMPGRIRELTRKILRNAREINIALSRPPEKIKQEAYIISEHQKIPLVKHLIQDSSLKSIVIFCDTKSKVKELSKVLQKTETAIEEIHSDLEQKERGEVMNRFKNRQIRVLIATDIISRGIDVEDIDMIINYNVPHDAEDYVHRIGRTARAESEGQAVTFIGERERGKFADIERLIARTVEKVALPEAIGASPAYEPSGKRPERKRYPDNKSGKKRNYSANQKKSSSSWHHKRKSQQ encoded by the coding sequence TTGAATTTTACAAATTTCGGCCTGGACGAGCAAATCCTTGAAGGCATCCAGGCCATGAACTACGAAACACCCACACCTGTTCAAATACAGGTAATCCCCGAAATCCTTGCAGGCCACGATGTAATTGCCAGCGCCCAGACCGGCACAGGCAAAACCGCTGCATTCCTGCTTCCCATCTTACAAAACATTGTTTCTTCGCCATTTAACGATCAAATCAAAGCATTGGTGATCGTACCCACAAGAGAACTCGCCCTGCAGATTACCCAACAAGTAGAAGGCTTTGGGTACTTCACATCGGTAAGCTCGCTTGCGGTATATGGTGGTGGCGACGGCCAACTCTACGAAAATGAAAAGTCGGCATTGAAAAAAGGTGTTGACATAGTGGTTTGCACTCCGGGCCGCATGATCAGCCATCTCACCATGGGTTATGTCAACTTTCAGAACCTGAAGTTCCTAGTTCTCGATGAAGCCGACCGCATGCTGGACATGGGTTTTTATGATGACATCATGAAAATCATCAATCAGTTGCCTAAGGAAAGGCAGAGCTTGCTTTTTTCGGCTACCATGCCGGGAAGAATCAGGGAACTTACACGGAAAATACTTCGCAATGCCAGGGAAATCAACATCGCCCTTTCCCGCCCGCCTGAAAAGATTAAGCAGGAAGCCTATATCATATCCGAACACCAAAAAATTCCTCTGGTAAAACACCTGATCCAGGATTCATCACTTAAAAGCATTGTTATTTTTTGCGATACCAAATCGAAGGTAAAGGAATTGAGCAAGGTTTTGCAGAAAACCGAAACAGCTATAGAAGAAATCCATTCCGATCTTGAGCAAAAAGAAAGAGGCGAGGTGATGAACCGCTTTAAGAACCGCCAGATACGGGTGCTTATCGCCACGGATATAATTTCGCGGGGGATTGATGTGGAAGACATTGACATGATCATCAATTACAATGTACCCCATGATGCAGAGGATTATGTTCATCGGATTGGCCGCACCGCCCGTGCCGAAAGTGAAGGCCAGGCTGTAACATTCATTGGTGAAAGGGAGCGGGGAAAATTTGCCGATATTGAAAGACTTATTGCCCGAACCGTTGAAAAAGTTGCCCTGCCCGAAGCAATTGGTGCATCACCAGCCTACGAACCCTCCGGGAAGAGGCCTGAAAGGAAGCGTTATCCCGACAATAAATCTGGCAAAAAGCGCAACTATTCCGCAAATCAAAAAAAATCGTCATCAAGCTGGCATCACAAACGAAAAAGCCAGCAATAA
- a CDS encoding dihydroorotate dehydrogenase-like protein, translating to MANLATRYMGLDLRNPIIVGSSGLTSSLDNVKELERSGAGAIVLKSLFEEQIRYEINKAMNQTDSPDSHYPEAQDYISNYSRSHHIDHYLKLISDSKQAVSIPVMASINCVSAEEWISFAKKIEDAGADALELNVFILPADPNFSGEQNEQIYFDILDQVKRQINIPIALKISYHFSGLAKTALKLSWAGAKGMVLFNRFYSPDINVDTLKVIPSNIFSTPEEISTSLRWVAMLSDRLYCDIAASTGVHDGKGVVKQLLAGAKAVQIASTLYKNGFGRIGEMLKYLETWMEKQGYNTTEEFIGALSLKKAENPAAWERVQFMKHFAGIE from the coding sequence ATGGCTAATTTAGCTACGCGTTACATGGGATTGGATCTCAGGAACCCTATTATTGTTGGAAGTTCAGGACTAACATCCTCACTTGACAATGTAAAAGAACTTGAAAGAAGCGGTGCAGGGGCTATTGTGCTCAAATCGCTTTTTGAAGAGCAAATCCGCTATGAGATCAACAAGGCAATGAACCAAACCGATAGCCCCGATAGCCATTATCCTGAGGCGCAGGATTATATCAGTAATTATTCGCGTTCGCACCATATTGATCATTACCTCAAACTCATCAGCGATTCAAAGCAAGCCGTTTCAATTCCAGTGATGGCCAGCATCAATTGTGTGAGTGCAGAAGAATGGATTTCTTTTGCCAAAAAGATTGAAGACGCCGGTGCAGATGCCCTGGAATTGAATGTTTTTATTCTACCTGCCGATCCGAACTTTAGCGGCGAGCAAAATGAACAGATATATTTTGATATCCTTGATCAGGTAAAGAGACAAATCAATATTCCCATCGCATTGAAAATTAGTTATCATTTCTCGGGTCTTGCAAAAACGGCGCTCAAACTATCATGGGCTGGAGCAAAAGGAATGGTTCTGTTTAACCGGTTTTACTCCCCTGATATTAATGTTGATACCCTCAAGGTAATTCCATCAAACATATTCAGTACACCGGAAGAAATCAGTACCAGCCTCAGATGGGTAGCCATGCTCAGCGATCGCTTGTATTGCGACATTGCCGCTTCTACCGGCGTGCACGACGGAAAAGGCGTTGTTAAACAGTTGCTTGCCGGTGCTAAAGCTGTTCAGATTGCTTCTACATTATATAAAAATGGTTTCGGACGCATTGGTGAAATGCTGAAATACCTCGAAACATGGATGGAGAAACAAGGTTATAATACCACCGAAGAGTTTATTGGGGCGCTCAGCCTTAAAAAAGCCGAGAATCCTGCCGCCTGGGAAAGGGTTCAGTTTATGAAGCATTTTGCAGGCATTGAATAG
- a CDS encoding S41 family peptidase has translation MKPTNKILMSLPTPLIIVLILVSFSFSTLTAQLYDSRSTTQKYNAAFQLISMAYVDSVNHQELTETAIKSMLKELDPHSVYMTKEEVTRANEPLMGNFEGIGVQFQIFKDTIVIISPIPGGPSDKLGIMAGDKIVKINGEESVGEVINNNYVMERLRGKKGSEVTVSIFRQGKNDLLDFNIIRDKIPLNSVDATYMVSDETGYIRLNRFARTTMDEVRQAITALKLEGMQNLILDLRNNSGGFLDVAVDLSDEFLDRDKMIVYTEGLRSPRQDFRATSRGSLLKGKVIVMINEGSASASEIVAGAVQDWDRGLVLGRRSFGKGLVQRPFNLPDSSVIRLTTARYYTPSGRSIQKPYDEGVAEYHKDISKRLEHGEMVHADSIHFPDSLRYLTNNKRVVYGGGGIMPDIFLPFDTLGTSEYYSLLSRKGVINSFTLEFMNQNRQEMEKEYPVLEAFIAEFETDEEFMESFYAFAEKEGVERDNEGIEASGTHLAVMLKALLGRNLFDLNAYYRIISDIDRELQQAVQTMADDLVFRNILVAN, from the coding sequence ATGAAACCTACCAATAAGATTTTAATGTCTCTGCCTACGCCTCTGATTATAGTCCTGATTTTGGTCAGTTTTAGTTTCAGTACGCTTACGGCACAACTATACGATTCCCGTTCCACTACTCAGAAATACAATGCTGCATTTCAACTGATCAGCATGGCTTATGTTGATAGTGTGAACCATCAGGAACTTACCGAAACGGCTATCAAGAGCATGCTCAAGGAACTTGATCCCCACTCGGTATATATGACGAAGGAGGAAGTCACCAGGGCCAATGAGCCTTTGATGGGCAACTTTGAAGGCATTGGCGTTCAGTTCCAGATTTTTAAGGATACAATTGTTATCATTTCACCAATCCCTGGAGGCCCGAGCGATAAACTTGGCATTATGGCCGGAGATAAAATTGTAAAGATCAATGGAGAAGAATCTGTTGGTGAGGTCATTAACAACAATTATGTAATGGAGCGTTTGCGTGGCAAAAAGGGAAGCGAAGTTACAGTGTCAATTTTCCGGCAGGGCAAAAATGATTTGCTGGATTTCAATATCATTCGTGATAAAATCCCCCTTAACAGCGTTGACGCAACGTATATGGTTTCAGATGAAACTGGCTATATCAGGCTTAACCGGTTCGCAAGAACAACCATGGATGAGGTTCGCCAGGCCATTACTGCATTGAAATTAGAAGGAATGCAAAACCTCATCCTCGATCTGCGTAATAACTCCGGTGGTTTTCTTGATGTTGCTGTTGACCTTTCAGACGAATTCCTGGATCGCGATAAAATGATCGTTTATACCGAAGGCCTGCGCAGCCCAAGGCAAGACTTTAGGGCAACCAGCAGAGGCAGCCTGCTGAAAGGAAAGGTTATTGTAATGATTAATGAGGGTTCAGCATCAGCCAGCGAAATTGTTGCAGGTGCAGTACAGGATTGGGACCGAGGTTTGGTCCTTGGACGCCGTTCATTTGGTAAAGGCCTTGTGCAACGCCCTTTCAATCTCCCTGACAGCAGCGTGATCAGGCTCACGACAGCTCGCTATTACACACCCTCGGGTCGTAGCATTCAAAAACCATATGATGAAGGTGTGGCCGAATATCACAAAGATATTTCAAAACGATTGGAACATGGCGAAATGGTTCATGCCGACAGCATTCATTTCCCCGATTCCCTGAGATATTTAACAAATAATAAAAGGGTTGTTTATGGAGGCGGAGGCATTATGCCAGATATCTTCCTTCCTTTTGATACCTTAGGAACTTCGGAGTATTATTCGCTGTTATCGCGCAAGGGAGTTATAAATAGTTTCACGCTTGAGTTTATGAACCAGAACCGCCAGGAGATGGAAAAGGAATATCCGGTTTTAGAAGCTTTTATAGCTGAATTTGAAACCGATGAGGAATTCATGGAAAGCTTTTATGCTTTTGCTGAAAAAGAAGGAGTTGAAAGAGATAACGAAGGCATTGAGGCTTCCGGGACTCACCTTGCTGTAATGCTGAAAGCGTTGCTCGGACGGAATCTGTTCGATCTCAATGCGTATTACAGGATCATCAGCGATATAGACCGTGAATTGCAGCAAGCAGTACAGACAATGGCAGATGATTTGGTTTTCAGAAATATTCTGGTAGCAAATTAG